GGTGCCCTGCGGTGGCCCCGGGTGCGCCCGAGGTGTGCGTCGTACTCACTGGTTCTCCGGGAGGGACGTCCCCATCAGGGCGGCGATGGCCATGCGCAGGGCCCGCTCGTCGACGGGCCGGTCGTGCAGCAGGGTGTAGAGGATGACGCCGTCCAGGTAGAGGGCGGTGGCCTGGGCTGCCTCCGGCGTGGCGTACGCCGAGAGCATCTCGGTCGTGCCCCGGATCCAGCGCTGGGCGTACGGACGCAACTCGGGCTGCTGGACGCCGGCGTAGTAGAGCAGGTTCTCGGCCTTGAGCCGCGCGCGGTCGCTCAGGTACTCCATGAACAGCGCGGCAAGACCGTCGGGGCTTCCCGCACAGGCGTGGACGGCCTGCGCGACCTGCCGGATCTCCTCGTCGGCCTGGGCGACGACGATTTCCAACGCACTCGTACGCAGGTCGTCGAGGGAGTCGAAGTAGTAGGTGGTGGCGCCCAGTGGCACCTGGGCCAGCTCGGCCACCCGGCGGTGGGTGAGCGCCTCCCAGCCGTTGTCGATCATCTCCTGCGCGGCGACGTCGAGCATCGCGCGCCGACGCCCCTCGGGATCCCGCCGGGGGGTCATGGGCGCTTCCCGCATGCGGGCCGTCCGGTGGTCATGCTCAGCCTCTCCATCTAGTACGTCCGTACAAGTACAAACGTACTAGAGGCCGCGCGCGGGTTGGCATGACCTGCGTCACCCGCTCCCTTGCTGGCATGGGGAGGTGGAGGCGTCACTGGAATGTCGGTTGCTGTCGACGATCGCGGCTATGCGTTCGGTGCACACGGTCGAGTTCTGGCGTCGAACCCGTCTGCCGGCCCTGTTGGGATGGTCCGATCCGGTCGCCGCCTTCGCTACGCCGGCACCGATGGGGAGATCGGTGGCCGGACGTCGATGCGATTCGCGTGTCACCGGTGAGATTCATGCACCACCGGTAGAAAGCCCGTCACGGTGCGCGTGCCCCCGTGTGTGGGCAGAAGCTTCACCGCACCGGAACGAGCGTTTCGTCGCGCCGTGTGAGAGGTGCCGTGCGGTCGGTCAGCGACCGGCTTTCGCGTGGTACTCGTCCACGATCTCCTGCGGAATGCGGCCCCGGTCGGAGATGTCCTTACCGGCCTTCTTGGCCCACTCCCGGATCGCCTTGTTCTGCTCCCGGTCGGTGCTGGCGGAACCCTGACCACGAGCGGCCCGGCCACCGACGACCACGCCGCCGCGACCCACCTTCGTGCCGTGGGCCACGTAGGAGGCGAACGCTTCCCGCAACTTCGCGGCATTGCTGCTGGACAGGTCGATCTCGTACTGCACGCCGTCGAGAGAGAACTTCACGGTCTCGTCGGCGTCGCCGCCGTCCAGGTCGTCGACCAGCTTATGAATGATCTGCTTAGCCACGTCTGAGCACATTCCCTTCCAGTGGAGACAGTTCCACGAACGTGGTAGTCACAATAGCGCCTACGATACTTGTCGCGTCAACGGGATCCACATAACGGCCCAGGTATTGACCGGTCCCATCGCCGGTGCGGATCTGCCCGTCCCGCGAGAGCCGAAAATGTTCGGTCCGGTAAGTGGACGGCGACTATGCGTCGCGGCGGAGGCGCGATCCGCCGGGCGATCTCCGGCCGGAGGAAGTGTCTGCCGCCGGGCCTTCTTCTTCCGGTGTCGGGAGGTCGGCGACACCCGTCCCGGAGAGATCGCGGTCCGAGTGTCGTCGGCGTGTGTCGTGTAGGCCCTCGACGCCGGCCTCGCGCGGCCGTGGTGGCGCTCCGAGGAACTGTTCGCGGAACGGCTGGCCGGGGCGGCGGAACGAATTGTGGGGGCGGCATTCGTGACGGTGAGTGTCGCCCGACGCACCGCTACTCCGGCCCGGAAGATGCCCGGACCGGAGTAGCGGCGTAATTGCGACCTCGTGGATCAGACGATGTTGATGTCGCTGCACCACATGTAGGTCTGGTCCATGTGCGACGCCTTCCAGATCACGAAGAGGACGTGCTGTCCGCTACGGCCGGAGGTCGAGACGTTGAACGAGATGTTCTGCGTCGGCGCGTACCGCCCGGTCGTCTGGATCAGGTCGATGTTCCCCCACCCGACCTGCTGGGTGGCCGGGTTGAACCCCTGCCGGGTCAGGTAGACCCGGAAGTAGTCGGCGCCGTGGCTGGCCTGGTCGTAGAACTGGAGCGTGAAGCTCCGGCTGACCGTGGTGGCCTTCCAGGCGCCCGGCTGGTTCAGGGCGTTGTTCCGGGAGAGGGCGTTGCTGCACAGTTGGCCGTCGGGCGTACGGGCCTGGAACTGCCCGCCCAGGCCGTCGCGCAACTGGCTCATCCAGTTCCACATGGTGTCGGGGTTGGCCTGGAACGCCCGGTAGCACATCGGGTCCTGCGTCTGCATGGCCGGATCCATGTGCCGGTGGCCCCAGTTCTGCCAACACTGGTAGGCGCGGGTCGCCGGGTTGATGACGGTGCCGTGGGCCTGGGCGGCGCCGGCCCAGGGCAGCATCGCGACCACCATGGTGAGCGCCAGGGTGAGCACCTGGAGGGGGCGGCGGACGGCCGGCCGGGATCGAGGGGGGTGGTGTGAACGCACGGTGCATCCTCCGTTCCGAGCGCTCCGGGACGGTGTGTGGGAGCGCTTCCAACGAGTATTGCATCGAGGGTAGCGCATATCAATGATCGTCTATTCGATTTCGGTGTTTCGGAACTACCGAAGTGGTCGCCGGGATTCACCCGGGCGGCGCTGCTTCGGATCGATCTCGACAGGTCGACATAGGATGATCGACAATTTTCCGGGCGCTGCGGAATGCACATCCCACGTCGCACGGGCAATCGGAGGCGGTGACGGCCGTGGTCACGGACCGCCTGCACCGTCGGCACCGCCCGCGACGCGGTTGAGGAGGCGTGCGCGGCAGCACGGCCACGACTTGTGAGCAGATGGGCGTCGTCCCGTAGGTTGACAGCGCTCGGAACGGGATCGACGGCGAGGGGCGGACCACACATCATGACGGCGCTATCGGGCCGGAGCCCTGCTGCTGCGGGTCCGGCGGGGACCACGCCTGCGGCAGAGGACGACCTGCGCACGTTGTTCGGCCAGTCCATCGCCGTATTCGCCGCACTCGCCGGGCCGTCGCACGTGTTGGAGGCCGCGAACCCGGCATTCTTCGGAACGATCGGCCAGGAACGTGCGCGTACCGGGGTCCCGCTGGCGGACCTGATGCCCGAACTCGCCGGTCAGGGCTTCATCGGCCTGCTGGACCAGGTCTACCGCGCGGGGGAGCCCTACACCGGACGTGACGTCCGGGTCGTGCTGGGCACCGGCCCGCAGGCCCGGGAGACCTTCTTCGACTTCACCTACGAACCGCGCCGCGCCGCCGACGGCACCGTGATCGGGATCCGGGTGATCGGTGTGGAGACCACCCAGGTCAAGCACGCCCAGTGGTTGATGGCCGAACACCGCGCACTGCTGGAGCAGATCGCCCGTCAGGCACCGCTGACCGAGGTTCTCGACGGGATGGCCCGCTGCATCGAGAACCTCGCGCCGCTGGAGGTGCTCGTCTCGGTCCTGCTGGCCGACCCCGACGGCCGGCACCTGCGCCACGGGGCGGCGCCCAGCCTGCCGGACTTCTACAACGAGGCCATCGACGGCATCGCCACCGGCGAGGGCGTCGGTTCCTGCGGCACCGCCGCCCACCGGCGTCAGCCGGTCGTCGTCACCGACATCGCGACCGACCCGTTCTGGAACGACTTCCGCGAGTTGGCCGACCGGGCCGGGCTGGCCGCCTGCTGGTCCACGCCGATCCTGGCCCGTGACGGCGGCCTGCTCGGCACCTTCGCCATGTACCACCGCGTTCCGCGCGTCCCGCAGGACACCGATCTCGCCATCGCCCGGCTCTTCGCCGGCACCGCGGCACTCGCCATCGAACGCCACCACATCGAGCGGGCGCAGAAGGCCGCCGAGGAACGCGCCGCCGCAGCCCACGACGAACTCGCCAAGGCGGTACGCGCCGAGCGCGAACTCCGCGCCGAGGCCGAGCGCCGTGCTGCCGCCGCCGCCGAACTCAACGCTCGGATGCAGTCCGCCGCCGCCGCGCAGGTCGCGGTGCCGCACCCCGAACACTGCCAACTCGGCGGTGCGGCCGGATGCGCCGCACCGGCCGAGATCAAGATCGCCGACTCCTGGGGTGACGCCGCGTGGGGCTGCCCCACCCACGTCGAGGAAGCCATCATCAACGTCCGCTCGGTGTTCATCGCCAACGAGGAACTCGGCGGTCTCGCCGCCTACCTGCACCGCTGAACCGGTGTGCCGGCCGGGAACGACGCGGGTGGCGACGACGGCGCGCGGCCTGCGGTGTTGGATGGGCTGATGGCAACCATCGCGCGCCTGGCCGCAGGCTCCCGGATCGGGTTCGGACTGGCGGCCGTCGGCCGTCCGGGCTACATCAATCTCGGACGCGCCGCGGACCTGCCGGCCGAGCGGACCGTCGAGGCGCTACGCGCCCGCGCGAGCGAACTCCTCGACCAGGCGTACGCCGCCGGGGTCCGCTACGTCGACGTCGCCCGCTCGTACGGCCGGGCCGAGGAGTTCCTCGCGCACTGGCTGCGGAGCCGGCCGGACGTCGACGACGTCGTCGTCGGGAGCAAGTGGGGCTACACCTACACCGCAGGCTGGCGCGTCGAGGCCGAGACGCACGAGGTCAAGGACCATCGCCTCGCCACCTTCGACCGGCAGTACGCGGAGACCACCGCGCTGCTCGGCGACCACCTCGACCTCTACCAGATCCACTCGGTCACTCCGGAGAGTCCCGCCCTGCACGACGTGGCCCTGCACCGGCGACTCGCCGACCTCGGCCGGCAGGGCGTGCTGGTGGGACTCTCGACCAGCGGGCCGCGGCAGGCCGAGGTAATCCGCGACGCGCTCGACGTACGCGTCGACGGCGAGCCGCTGTTCCGCAGCGTGCAGGCCACCTGGAACCTGCTGGAGCCCAGCGCCGGCCCGGCCCTGGCCGAGGCGCACGACGCGGGGTGCCTGGTCATCGTCAAGGAGGCCCTCGCCAACGGCCGTCTCGCCGTACGTGAGGACGTCGGTGACGCGCCCGCGCTCGCGGCGGCGCTGCACCAGCCGTGGGCGGCGATCGTCCTGTCCGGAGCCGCCACCGCCGACCAACTGGCCTCGAACCTGCGGGCGCAGACGCTCACCGTCGACCCGACCCGGTGGGCGGACCTGGCGTCGCCGCCGGACCGCTACTGGCAGGAACGCGCCGCCCTGCCCTGGACCTGACGGACTACGCGCGACACCGACACCGGTGGGCACGCCCGCCGCCGCGCCCGACTGGCAGGACGAAGGTGATGGCCGTCACAGTGATCCGGGACCCGATCGTGGTCCGACCGTCGTCTTACCCGGTGTGAGTACCGGCATGGACGCGGCGGACGAGGGTGAACTCGTGCGGCGCGTCGCCCGTGGTGATCGGCGGGCCTTCGACGAGCTGTATCGGCGTACCGCGCCGTGGCTGGAGGTGCGGCTGCGCCGCCGGTGCGCCGACCCCGACATCGTCGCCGAGGTCCTCCAGGACACCTACCTGACCGTCTGGCGGGCCTCGGGCACCTTCGCCGGAGCCCGGACGGGAAGCGGCGGCGGGGCGCGGGGCACCGCCGTGGGCTGGCTCTGGACCATCGCCGCCCACCGGCTGGTCGACGCGTTCCGTCGCCGGGCCCGCACGGCGCAACTGCCGCAGGTGCCGCTGGCGCCGACGACGGCACCCGCCGCCGAGGACGAGGTGATGGCGGCGCGGATCGGACAGGAACTCGAACAGGCACTGCTCACCCTGCCGCCCGAGGTCCGGGCCGCCCTGCGTGCCACCGTCCTGGACGGGTTTTCGACCCGGGAGGCGTCCGTGCTGCTGGGCGTACCCGAGAACACCGTCAAGTCCCGTGTCCGCCGAGCCCGGATCGCGCTACGGGAGGCCCTGTCATGACCCCCCATCCGACCCTCACCCAGATCGAGCGGTACGCCACCGCGGACCCCCGCCTCGACGAGCCCGGCGTCTGGGCCATCGAGGTGCACCTGGAGGACTGCGCCGACTGCCGGGCGCGGCTGGCCGGCAGCACCACCGCCGACACCCGTGCCATCCTCGCCCAGGTCGCCGTCACCCTGGACCGGGAGATCGCCGAGTCCCCGGCCCCGGTCGCCCGCAGCCGGTCCTGGACGGTGCTGCGCCGCCGGTGGCTGGTCGGCACGCTCGCCCCCTGGCTGGCCATGACCGCCGCGGTACTCGCCTGCGCCGTCCTGCTCAGCGAGTTGTGGACCGCGTTGCCGTCGCTGGTGCTGCTGCTCGCCCCACTGGCCCCGTTGCCCGGCGTCGCGGTCGCCTGGCACCGCCGGGCCGATCCCGCCTGGGAGCTGATCGCCACCACCCCCGGGGCCGGTCTGACGACCCTGCTGCGCCGTACCGCGACGGTGCTGGTGGTCGTCATCCCGCCCCTCGCCCTCGCCGGCTACGGCACCGGCGTGCCACCGGCGCTGACGCTGTTGCCCTGCCTGACGTTCACCGCCGCCACGCTCGTGCTGGGGAGTCTCGTCGGCGTACGCCGGGCAGCGATCGGACTGATCGCGATCTGGACACTCGCGGTGATCACCCCCAGCCTCGCCGCCGCCCGTACACCACTGGTGCTGACCGAGGAGAGCACCGGTGTCTGGGCACTGGCCACGGTCGCCCTGACCCTCACCGTGCTGCTGCGGACCGACGGGCTCCGACAAGCCGCCCAGCAGTAGGACCTCTGCGCCACCGGACGCGCGACGCCGCGTCCCTCTCCACCGACCCCGAACGAAGGAAGATGTCGATGCGTGCCCTGAGCGTGGCCGAAACGGCCGCCACCACCAGTCCCTGGGTCGTCCACGCCGAGAGCCTGAGGGTCCGCGCCGGGCGGCGCCTGGCCGTCGACGGCCTCGACCTGGCCCTGACCACCGGGGTCCACGGGCTGCTCGGCCCCAACGGCGCCGGGAAGACCACGCTGATGCGCTCCCTGGCCACCGTGATCGCGCCGACCGCCGGGCGCCTGACGCTGCTCGGACACCCGGTCGACGGCCGCGCCGACCTGCGTGCGGTCCGTCGCGGCCTGGGCTACCTGCCGCAACACTTCGGCTTCTACCCGCGCTTCACGGTGCGCGAGTTCGTCGGATACATGGCCTGGCTCAAGGAGATGCCCAAGGCGGCGATCCCGGCGGCGGTACAGCGGGCCGTCGACCGCGTCGGCCTGACCGACCGGGCCGACACCCGGCTGAAGACCCTCTCCGGCGGCATGCTGCGCCGCGCCGGCATCGCGCAGGCCATCGTCAACGACCCGCAACTCCTGCTGCTCGACGAACCGACCGTCGGCCTCGACCCGGAACAACGACTCGACTTCCGCGAGCTGCTGCGGGACCTCGGCACCGACAGTTGCGTACTGGTCTCCACCCACATGGTCGAGGACGTGGCGGCGGCCTGCACCGACGTCATCCTGATCAACGAGGGCCGCCTGGTCTGGCAGGGCACCGCCGAGGCCCTCAGCGCCCAGGGCGACCAGAGCCACCCGGGCGACAGCCCGACCGAGCGGGGCTACTCCGCCATCCTGCGTCGGCACCGCGCGGAGGCCGCCCGATGAGCATCCTGGGTGTCGAGATCCGCCGCTCCGCCGCGCTCGGTGCCGCGCTGATCACCGTGCTCGCCGGAGTCGGCGCACTCTACGTGGCTCCGGCCCGATGGTCCGGTGGCCTGATGTCGCTGGCCCTGGTCACCCGCGAGTACCTGTTGCTGATGTGGCCGCTGGCGCTCGCCGCCGGCGCCTGGCAGGGTCGTCGGGAGCACCGCTCGAACGTCGCCGAACTCTTCGGCACCACCGCCCGCCCGCCCGTCCAGCGGATGCTGCCGGTCCTCGGCGCGATGGCCCTCACCCTCGGCAGCGCCTACCTGCTGGTCACCGTGGCGGGCGTCGCCCGGATCGCCACCAGCGCCGGCTACCTGCCTCTGCTCGGTTTCACCGTCGTCACCGGCGTCGGCGCGCTGTCCCTGGTCGCCGCGGCCTGGCTCGGTCTGGGGATCGGGCGTCTGCTCCCCGTTCCGGCGACCGCACCCGCGTTGGGCGTGGCCGGCGTCCTGTTCGTCTCCTTCAGCATGTTCCTCCGCCCGGAGTGGCTGGCCGCGGCGCTGTCCCCGATCCACGGCACGAGCCAGTTCCACGCCTATCAGACGATCGACAACCGGGTCAGTGGTGCGCTGACGATCTGGCTCGCCCTGCTCGCCGTCACCGGCCTGGTGCTGTTCGTCGCCGATAGCTGGCGGACCCGTACGGCGGCGTTGGTGCCGGTGCTGCTCGGGCTCGTCGGGGCGGTGGCGGTGGTGCCCCGGGACCCGGCCGTGCTCGACGCACCGGTCGACCCGGTCGCCCGGGAGATGGTCTGCACCGAGGACGCTCCGACGGTGTGCGTGAGCCGGGTC
Above is a window of Verrucosispora sp. NA02020 DNA encoding:
- a CDS encoding TetR/AcrR family transcriptional regulator, with the protein product MTPRRDPEGRRRAMLDVAAQEMIDNGWEALTHRRVAELAQVPLGATTYYFDSLDDLRTSALEIVVAQADEEIRQVAQAVHACAGSPDGLAALFMEYLSDRARLKAENLLYYAGVQQPELRPYAQRWIRGTTEMLSAYATPEAAQATALYLDGVILYTLLHDRPVDERALRMAIAALMGTSLPENQ
- a CDS encoding Lsr2 family protein, producing MAKQIIHKLVDDLDGGDADETVKFSLDGVQYEIDLSSSNAAKLREAFASYVAHGTKVGRGGVVVGGRAARGQGSASTDREQNKAIREWAKKAGKDISDRGRIPQEIVDEYHAKAGR
- a CDS encoding lytic polysaccharide monooxygenase, giving the protein MRSHHPPRSRPAVRRPLQVLTLALTMVVAMLPWAGAAQAHGTVINPATRAYQCWQNWGHRHMDPAMQTQDPMCYRAFQANPDTMWNWMSQLRDGLGGQFQARTPDGQLCSNALSRNNALNQPGAWKATTVSRSFTLQFYDQASHGADYFRVYLTRQGFNPATQQVGWGNIDLIQTTGRYAPTQNISFNVSTSGRSGQHVLFVIWKASHMDQTYMWCSDINIV
- a CDS encoding GAF domain-containing protein, with the translated sequence MTALSGRSPAAAGPAGTTPAAEDDLRTLFGQSIAVFAALAGPSHVLEAANPAFFGTIGQERARTGVPLADLMPELAGQGFIGLLDQVYRAGEPYTGRDVRVVLGTGPQARETFFDFTYEPRRAADGTVIGIRVIGVETTQVKHAQWLMAEHRALLEQIARQAPLTEVLDGMARCIENLAPLEVLVSVLLADPDGRHLRHGAAPSLPDFYNEAIDGIATGEGVGSCGTAAHRRQPVVVTDIATDPFWNDFRELADRAGLAACWSTPILARDGGLLGTFAMYHRVPRVPQDTDLAIARLFAGTAALAIERHHIERAQKAAEERAAAAHDELAKAVRAERELRAEAERRAAAAAELNARMQSAAAAQVAVPHPEHCQLGGAAGCAAPAEIKIADSWGDAAWGCPTHVEEAIINVRSVFIANEELGGLAAYLHR
- a CDS encoding aldo/keto reductase, which produces MATIARLAAGSRIGFGLAAVGRPGYINLGRAADLPAERTVEALRARASELLDQAYAAGVRYVDVARSYGRAEEFLAHWLRSRPDVDDVVVGSKWGYTYTAGWRVEAETHEVKDHRLATFDRQYAETTALLGDHLDLYQIHSVTPESPALHDVALHRRLADLGRQGVLVGLSTSGPRQAEVIRDALDVRVDGEPLFRSVQATWNLLEPSAGPALAEAHDAGCLVIVKEALANGRLAVREDVGDAPALAAALHQPWAAIVLSGAATADQLASNLRAQTLTVDPTRWADLASPPDRYWQERAALPWT
- a CDS encoding RNA polymerase sigma factor, translating into MDAADEGELVRRVARGDRRAFDELYRRTAPWLEVRLRRRCADPDIVAEVLQDTYLTVWRASGTFAGARTGSGGGARGTAVGWLWTIAAHRLVDAFRRRARTAQLPQVPLAPTTAPAAEDEVMAARIGQELEQALLTLPPEVRAALRATVLDGFSTREASVLLGVPENTVKSRVRRARIALREALS
- a CDS encoding ABC transporter ATP-binding protein; this encodes MRALSVAETAATTSPWVVHAESLRVRAGRRLAVDGLDLALTTGVHGLLGPNGAGKTTLMRSLATVIAPTAGRLTLLGHPVDGRADLRAVRRGLGYLPQHFGFYPRFTVREFVGYMAWLKEMPKAAIPAAVQRAVDRVGLTDRADTRLKTLSGGMLRRAGIAQAIVNDPQLLLLDEPTVGLDPEQRLDFRELLRDLGTDSCVLVSTHMVEDVAAACTDVILINEGRLVWQGTAEALSAQGDQSHPGDSPTERGYSAILRRHRAEAAR